From the Betaproteobacteria bacterium genome, the window AATGTCGAACCGGGCAGCCTGCCTGCCGAGATGACGGACGATGCGATCGCGCGAAAGCCATTGCACCGGCGTCACCAGCCGGTAGCCGCGACCATGCACTTTGTAGACTGTAAGACCGAGGGTATCGACATCGGCAAGGGCGTTCGACACGGAGCCGCGGGTGATGCCCAATGTCCTTCCCAGCGCCTCGCCGGAATGAAATTCTCCATCTTCCAGAAGCCGGAGAACTTCGAGCGTATGCGCAGTCAAAGTAATTAGAATCTGTGGAGGAGTTCGTCCGCACTATACCGCAAGCGCGCACCTCCGATGCGCAACGGTGGCGAACGCGACAGTATCGGACGTCAGGCGACCGGGAGTACATCATGTTCAAGAATATTCTGATTCCAACCGACGGCTCTGCCCTGTCGAGAAAAGCCATCAAGGCGGGCGTGGCATTGGCCCGGGCGGTCGGCGCCCGGGTTACGGGCTTCTATTCGCCCGAACCATACGAAATCCTGGCTTACGGTGAGTACTTTCCTCCGGACCTGATGTCGCGTGCGGAATGGGACAATCGATCGAAGAAAACCGCTGCACGCTTTCTCGCCGCGATCGAAAAGGAGGCACAGGCCGCGGGGGTAAAGTACAGCGGCCTTTTCCTGGACAGCGTCACGCCCTGGGAAGCCATCGTCGATGCCGCCAAAAAGAAAAAGTGCGACCTGATTTTCATGGCCTCGCACGGCCGCACCGGACTATCCGGGCTGCTGCTCGGCAGCCAGGCTGCTAAAGTCCTCGCGCATTCGAAAATTCCGGTGCTGGTCTACAAATAAACAGACGGAGCGAGCGTTGCGCTCGCAGACGGCGATTGGCGACCCCGGCAGGAGCAGCAGGATCCCGGATCGGAACCTGGCGGCCACCTGCTGTATGTACAGGAAATTCCACTGCGCCTAGAACGCCACCCGAGCCTGATATGCACTGATGACGCGAGCGGAGGCATGACGGGCACGCAGCGTCAGTCTTGCAGTCGTGTTGCCGATCGTCTCCACCAGCGTCACGCCATTGGTGACAATGCAAAGCGATTCGCCAGCAGATAAAAAATCGTCCCGCGCAAGGCCTTCCTGCGTCACCCACAACGTGCCGTTATCACAGTTGATTGCTGCGCCCACAGCCGCGCGCAGACGCAGAACCTGCGCCGGCAGAAGTTCGAGGACGGAATCTTTGGGGCCCGGTTTCATGCAACCATGTTAGGCGCCGGATCATGATCATTACAGATTCAGACAAACCAAATTGTTTACGTTACAGTTTGCCAAGCTGAAAACCGTTACGGTCCATTGCGCAGCCAGCTGTGCCGGTTCCGGCCGGCCTTTTCTTAAGTAGAGTGTGCCCATGACACAGCAAGTCGTGCTCTATGAAACAGTCGCCGATTCCATTTCGGGGATGATCTCCGTCGGCACGCTACGCCCCGGTGAACGGGTTCCGTCCGTGCGTCGCCTATCGACCCAGCGCAGGGTATCGATAGCAACCGTACTGCGGGCCTACGAAGTCCTGGAAAATCGCGGCCTGATCGAGGCACGGCCGAACGCCGGCTACTACGTCCGTCATCGCATGCCGGTCGCGGATGAGCCTTCGATTTCGAACCCTCCGGTCGCGCCGCGACTGGTGGGGATCAGCGCTCTCGTGCAGGAAGTTCTCGATGCACGCCGCCCGGATGTGGTGTCCTTCGGCGCGGCCTGTCCCGGCCCCGATCACATGCCGACCGCGAAATTGCAGCGGACGATCTCGTCAATCGCGCGTCGCAAGCCTCTGTCACTGACGCAATACGTGCTGCC encodes:
- a CDS encoding universal stress protein, with the protein product MFKNILIPTDGSALSRKAIKAGVALARAVGARVTGFYSPEPYEILAYGEYFPPDLMSRAEWDNRSKKTAARFLAAIEKEAQAAGVKYSGLFLDSVTPWEAIVDAAKKKKCDLIFMASHGRTGLSGLLLGSQAAKVLAHSKIPVLVYK
- a CDS encoding DUF2917 domain-containing protein encodes the protein MKPGPKDSVLELLPAQVLRLRAAVGAAINCDNGTLWVTQEGLARDDFLSAGESLCIVTNGVTLVETIGNTTARLTLRARHASARVISAYQARVAF